From Natrinema salaciae, the proteins below share one genomic window:
- a CDS encoding ubiD operon protein produces MSDHYITAAEHLPDEEQTETTLQITDAETKRIFEARVRIARAPDDLTDPQPLRVVTGPHENVSEERYVEFIDEIDSAGINDGLLRRLTSEQETTSNIVNTRSDDLKVVLRYLVESGQYESTAEALREISFRYLADHHPALLESYEDVRTEFEADPLRRALTERE; encoded by the coding sequence ATGTCGGACCACTACATCACAGCAGCGGAACATCTACCCGACGAGGAACAGACGGAAACGACGCTCCAGATCACCGACGCCGAGACGAAGCGGATATTCGAGGCACGGGTCCGGATCGCCCGGGCACCCGACGATCTCACCGATCCGCAACCGCTGCGGGTCGTCACAGGACCACACGAGAACGTCAGCGAAGAACGGTACGTGGAGTTCATCGACGAGATCGACTCGGCGGGGATCAACGACGGTCTCCTGCGTCGACTCACGAGCGAGCAGGAAACGACCTCGAACATCGTCAATACTCGATCCGACGATCTCAAGGTCGTGTTGCGCTATCTCGTCGAATCGGGGCAGTACGAATCGACCGCCGAGGCGCTCCGAGAGATTTCGTTTCGATACCTCGCGGATCACCACCCCGCCCTGCTCGAGTCGTACGAGGACGTCCGCACCGAGTTCGAAGCCGACCCGCTTCGGCGTGCCCTCACGGAACGAGAGTGA
- a CDS encoding UbiD family decarboxylase produces MSAESFREYLRLLADEDALVSVAESVSWDLEASAITTLANRTDGEVPVFESIEETAIGATLVGDPYRGPGYRPWAHLARAFGLPAELSGPAYYEAVVDRLRSPHEPRVVGRDVAPCKNVVRTGTDVDLLSIPWPYIHQGDGGRYSNLHTVVAPDPETKWGHWSSHRMMVHDDALASLLFLAGEQAPNRYYYEYEPQAEPMPVAVVLGAEPAVQCSTEMWIPTGRSEAAFAGGLKDGAVELVTCETNDLYVPATAELVIEGRVVPHERLDEGPFGDYFGYMNGPRRSMPVFVVDAITRRTEPHVPFCVEGTGVGYGQNSSSTLQTAAAGPDATLGLRAAGFDVTLAVPWRFTSRTVWVIATDPSYPGSLHELANFVFTTWGMLHIDFFVFVDADVDPLDPRAVLTAIALEADPDADFHQFGVERMPKVPLNIYQTPDEKGSADVGTSKAKTAKAYIDATSDRPSGEGNGTGDVTELRKRAQELLVDAGLSPARFDLLEEGGGSR; encoded by the coding sequence ATGTCGGCTGAGTCGTTCCGAGAGTACCTCCGGCTTCTCGCGGACGAAGACGCCCTCGTCTCGGTCGCGGAGTCGGTGTCGTGGGACCTCGAGGCGAGCGCGATCACGACCCTCGCCAATCGGACCGACGGCGAAGTTCCGGTCTTCGAGTCGATCGAGGAGACCGCAATCGGCGCGACACTCGTCGGCGATCCGTATCGAGGGCCGGGATACAGGCCGTGGGCGCACCTCGCTCGAGCGTTCGGGCTACCAGCCGAGCTGTCGGGGCCGGCGTACTACGAGGCGGTCGTCGACCGACTCCGATCACCCCACGAACCGCGAGTCGTCGGGCGGGACGTGGCACCCTGTAAGAACGTCGTCCGGACCGGAACGGACGTCGACCTCCTGTCGATCCCCTGGCCGTACATCCATCAGGGCGACGGCGGACGGTACTCGAACCTCCACACCGTCGTCGCGCCGGATCCGGAGACGAAGTGGGGACACTGGTCGAGCCACCGCATGATGGTCCACGACGACGCCCTCGCCAGCCTGTTGTTTCTGGCGGGCGAACAGGCGCCGAATCGCTACTATTACGAATACGAACCGCAGGCGGAGCCGATGCCGGTGGCGGTCGTCCTGGGTGCCGAACCGGCCGTCCAGTGCAGTACGGAGATGTGGATTCCGACGGGGCGGAGCGAGGCCGCGTTCGCAGGTGGATTGAAAGACGGGGCAGTCGAGCTGGTCACGTGCGAGACGAACGACCTGTACGTTCCAGCGACGGCGGAGCTCGTCATCGAGGGACGCGTGGTCCCTCACGAGCGGCTCGACGAAGGCCCGTTCGGCGATTACTTCGGGTACATGAACGGCCCACGACGGTCCATGCCCGTGTTCGTCGTCGACGCGATAACCCGCCGGACGGAGCCGCACGTCCCGTTTTGCGTCGAGGGAACCGGCGTCGGATACGGCCAGAACTCCAGCAGCACGCTCCAGACCGCCGCGGCCGGTCCCGACGCGACCCTCGGCCTTCGGGCGGCCGGCTTCGACGTAACACTGGCCGTCCCGTGGCGCTTTACCTCGCGGACCGTCTGGGTCATCGCGACGGACCCTTCCTATCCGGGCTCCCTCCACGAGCTGGCGAACTTCGTGTTTACCACGTGGGGGATGCTCCACATCGATTTCTTCGTGTTCGTCGATGCCGACGTCGATCCACTCGATCCGCGGGCCGTGTTGACGGCGATCGCCCTCGAGGCCGACCCGGACGCCGACTTCCACCAGTTCGGCGTCGAACGAATGCCGAAAGTGCCGCTCAACATCTACCAGACACCTGACGAGAAGGGCAGCGCGGACGTCGGGACCTCGAAAGCCAAGACCGCGAAAGCGTACATCGACGCGACCAGCGACCGGCCGTCGGGGGAGGGGAACGGAACCGGAGACGTGACGGAGCTGCGAAAGCGCGCCCAGGAACTCCTCGTCGATGCGGGCCTCTCGCCGGCGCGGTTCGACCTCCTCGAGGAGGGGGGTGGATCTCGATGA
- a CDS encoding UbiD family decarboxylase, with translation MIPFAQYLRGLASDGDLVTLDRPTDVPPDVIASEALRANGPALRYGGDDGVDLASGAFSGPDQMQRRETKPWSRLALGLGLEPDASFVTVLEVVTGLGPAGDEGEPTYTGQAASRTLGSVRALHLPRGVEDVWPSLTLGVASVSTSDGSHWAPIHGSVIGDDKLGVSTPVALSSLLDDDGMLAIALGVPPAAIATAYLLAVTGCIDVPIQACGVANDVPLAPTNGGLVPSATELVIETSVDDRDPDFQSDRREAWEHGVESTPLALSVERIIATDDPVIPFSPLGRPLADDLQLAGVTTAATLYHRVNDYWGISPVEWVLLPAEAELGICFVATDVLYAGFEWQLANILFTFSSLFDTIVIVDDTVPPRELGRVLGDIWVKAHPSRDWIFSEPSAPAANRPRYRQDGTTGARLYVNAAWDPRWEDSYIAPRVAFERSFPDTVRRAARKAWNTRHDPGSEDGDPDRR, from the coding sequence ATGATTCCGTTCGCGCAGTATCTGCGGGGGCTGGCGAGCGACGGCGACCTGGTGACGCTCGACAGGCCCACCGACGTTCCGCCGGACGTCATCGCGTCCGAAGCGCTCCGCGCGAACGGGCCCGCACTCCGATACGGCGGAGACGACGGGGTCGACCTCGCCAGCGGGGCGTTCAGCGGCCCGGATCAGATGCAGCGCCGGGAAACGAAGCCGTGGTCACGGCTGGCACTGGGACTCGGACTGGAACCCGACGCGTCGTTCGTCACCGTACTCGAGGTGGTCACGGGGCTCGGACCCGCCGGCGACGAGGGGGAACCGACGTACACCGGGCAGGCGGCGTCGCGTACCCTCGGCAGCGTCCGGGCGCTACACCTGCCACGCGGTGTCGAGGACGTCTGGCCGTCACTGACGCTGGGCGTGGCCTCGGTGTCGACGTCGGACGGGTCCCACTGGGCACCGATTCACGGCTCCGTTATCGGCGACGACAAACTCGGCGTGTCCACCCCCGTCGCCCTCTCGTCGCTCCTGGATGACGACGGGATGCTCGCCATCGCCCTCGGAGTGCCACCGGCGGCCATCGCGACCGCGTACCTGCTCGCAGTGACGGGGTGCATCGACGTCCCGATCCAGGCCTGCGGCGTCGCGAACGACGTTCCGCTCGCCCCGACCAACGGCGGCCTCGTCCCGAGCGCGACGGAACTGGTCATCGAGACGTCGGTCGACGATCGCGACCCCGATTTCCAGTCGGACCGGCGCGAAGCGTGGGAACACGGCGTCGAAAGTACGCCGTTGGCGCTGTCGGTCGAACGGATCATCGCGACCGACGATCCGGTGATCCCCTTCTCTCCGCTCGGACGACCGCTCGCCGACGACCTGCAACTCGCGGGCGTAACGACCGCGGCGACGCTGTACCACCGCGTCAACGACTACTGGGGAATCTCGCCCGTCGAGTGGGTCCTGTTACCGGCGGAAGCCGAACTCGGCATCTGTTTCGTGGCCACCGACGTCCTTTATGCGGGCTTCGAGTGGCAACTCGCCAACATCCTCTTTACGTTCTCGTCGCTGTTCGACACCATCGTCATCGTCGACGACACCGTCCCGCCGCGAGAACTCGGACGCGTCCTCGGCGATATCTGGGTGAAAGCGCATCCGTCTCGAGACTGGATCTTCAGTGAACCGTCCGCACCGGCCGCAAACCGGCCTCGCTATCGACAGGACGGAACGACTGGCGCTCGGCTGTACGTGAACGCGGCCTGGGACCCTCGCTGGGAGGACTCGTACATCGCCCCGCGAGTCGCGTTCGAACGGTCGTTCCCGGACACCGTCCGTAGGGCGGCCCGAAAAGCGTGGAACACACGTCACGACCCGGGATCCGAAGACGGCGACCCCGACCGTCGCTGA
- a CDS encoding acyl-CoA synthetase: MGSSHNLSDYETARKQFSWDDIYAAADWDAPGNLNIAHEVADRHADDREKVALYQVDTDGELTKTTFWELADRSSQFANVLEELGVERGDRVFSYMPRIPEHYVALIGTLKRGAVWGSVNERFGPDGISYRLDDCDATVVVTTTDNRDTVDAALADAPSVEHVVTVDRGGGAPAEDVVFNTALDGASTAYDTADTGGEDDALLYYTSGTTGLAKGVLHKQRWVAGVAATQKYAVDLQPGDLYWSTGDLGWLTGAINTLGAWFWGASLFTYEGEFDPEAWADLLDDYPITVLFSVPTAYRMLREKEEVLEGVDLDLRHALSIGEPLSAGVVEWGEDELDVTILDTYGQTETGNMIINNYPTMELRPGSMGKPLPGIEADIVDPETGAVLEPGETGEIAQRGDYPCFFAEYWNKPEKTASCFVDGPDGRWYLSGDLAHKDEDGYVWFEGRADDVILSSGYRIGPFEVESSLGEHEAVAEAAVVPKPHSERGNIVKAYIVLSEGATPAEDLKAEIKDHVRDELSAHEYPREIEFREELPKTVTGKIRRTELRDEAEGETEASP, translated from the coding sequence ATGGGTTCCAGCCACAACCTGTCCGACTACGAGACTGCACGGAAGCAGTTCTCGTGGGACGACATCTATGCAGCGGCCGACTGGGATGCACCGGGGAACCTGAACATCGCACACGAGGTCGCCGATCGTCACGCCGACGACCGCGAGAAAGTTGCGCTCTACCAGGTCGACACCGACGGGGAGCTCACGAAAACGACGTTCTGGGAGCTGGCCGATCGCTCGAGCCAGTTCGCGAACGTCCTCGAGGAACTCGGCGTCGAGCGGGGTGATCGCGTGTTCTCGTACATGCCGCGGATTCCGGAACACTACGTGGCGCTGATCGGAACGCTCAAGCGGGGCGCGGTCTGGGGCAGCGTCAACGAGCGGTTCGGTCCGGACGGCATCTCCTACCGGCTCGACGACTGTGACGCGACGGTCGTCGTCACCACGACCGACAATCGCGACACCGTCGACGCCGCGCTCGCCGACGCGCCGTCGGTCGAGCACGTCGTCACCGTCGACCGCGGCGGCGGTGCGCCCGCCGAGGACGTCGTGTTCAATACGGCGCTCGACGGTGCGAGTACGGCGTACGACACCGCCGACACCGGCGGCGAGGACGACGCGCTGCTCTATTACACGTCCGGGACGACCGGGCTGGCGAAAGGCGTCCTGCACAAACAGCGCTGGGTGGCCGGCGTGGCCGCCACGCAGAAGTACGCCGTCGACCTCCAGCCGGGTGACCTCTACTGGAGCACCGGCGACCTGGGCTGGTTGACCGGCGCGATCAACACGCTCGGTGCCTGGTTCTGGGGGGCCTCGCTGTTCACCTACGAGGGCGAGTTCGATCCGGAGGCGTGGGCCGACCTGCTCGACGACTATCCGATCACCGTCCTGTTCTCGGTTCCGACGGCCTACCGCATGCTCCGGGAGAAGGAGGAGGTGCTGGAGGGCGTCGACCTCGACCTGCGCCACGCGCTATCGATCGGCGAGCCCCTCAGCGCCGGCGTCGTCGAGTGGGGCGAGGACGAACTCGACGTCACCATCCTCGACACGTACGGCCAGACGGAGACGGGCAACATGATCATCAACAACTATCCCACGATGGAGCTCCGGCCCGGCTCGATGGGCAAGCCCCTCCCCGGAATCGAGGCCGACATCGTCGACCCCGAAACCGGTGCCGTGCTCGAGCCCGGCGAGACGGGCGAAATCGCCCAGCGAGGGGACTACCCCTGCTTCTTCGCCGAGTACTGGAACAAACCCGAGAAGACCGCGTCGTGTTTCGTCGACGGTCCCGACGGCAGGTGGTATCTCTCGGGCGACCTCGCGCACAAGGACGAGGACGGTTACGTCTGGTTCGAGGGGCGAGCGGACGACGTCATCCTCTCGTCGGGATACCGGATCGGCCCGTTCGAAGTCGAGAGTTCGCTGGGCGAGCACGAAGCCGTCGCCGAGGCCGCCGTCGTGCCCAAGCCCCACTCGGAGCGGGGCAACATCGTGAAGGCCTACATCGTTCTCAGCGAAGGCGCGACGCCCGCCGAGGATCTCAAAGCGGAGATCAAGGACCACGTGCGCGACGAACTCTCGGCCCACGAGTACCCTCGAGAGATCGAGTTCCGCGAGGAACTGCCGAAGACTGTCACCGGGAAGATCCGCCGAACCGAGCTCCGGGACGAGGCGGAAGGAGAGACCGAGGCGTCGCCGTAA
- a CDS encoding acyl-CoA dehydrogenase family protein produces the protein MNFESTDERSMIRSTAESVAAEYGPEYWRAKEEHGEFAQEYWDELAEAGFHGLLVPEEYGGAGMGMQEMGLAMETLCAEGCGMAGTWYLVLTAGMAAVGIRENGTETQKETYLPDIAAGERNFSIGITEPEAGTNTLNVATRAQKESAEETTADPSEAVASEDGDEYVLNGTKAWITFADRADNMILVTRTTPREAVDQGTDGISLFIVDMDDPGIEVSPIPKHGINYSNSCEVFIEDVRVPEENLLGTEDEGWWALVDMLNPERIGFAAAGTGIGKLAAETAIEYATDREVFGAPVGSHQAVSFPITQAYARMETAALMREKAAWLYDHGEDCGYETNVAKATAVSAGIEAVKQSMQAFGGWGYATEYDVERWWREINLTRLAPVSQQMAYNHIGQQLGFPKSY, from the coding sequence ATGAATTTCGAATCTACAGACGAACGTTCGATGATCCGGTCGACCGCGGAATCCGTCGCGGCCGAATACGGACCGGAGTACTGGCGAGCAAAAGAAGAACACGGCGAGTTTGCCCAGGAGTACTGGGACGAGCTCGCCGAGGCTGGCTTCCACGGGCTACTGGTCCCCGAGGAGTACGGCGGCGCCGGCATGGGGATGCAGGAGATGGGGCTGGCGATGGAGACGCTCTGCGCCGAGGGCTGTGGCATGGCCGGCACCTGGTATCTGGTGCTCACCGCGGGGATGGCCGCCGTCGGCATCCGCGAGAACGGCACCGAGACCCAGAAGGAGACCTACCTGCCCGACATCGCCGCCGGCGAGCGGAACTTCTCCATCGGCATCACCGAGCCCGAAGCGGGAACGAACACGCTGAACGTCGCCACGCGGGCCCAGAAGGAGTCCGCCGAGGAAACCACGGCTGACCCATCGGAAGCCGTCGCTTCCGAGGACGGCGACGAGTACGTCCTCAACGGGACCAAGGCGTGGATCACCTTCGCCGATCGGGCGGACAATATGATCCTCGTTACCCGTACGACCCCGCGCGAGGCGGTCGACCAGGGCACCGACGGCATCAGCCTGTTCATCGTCGATATGGACGACCCCGGGATCGAGGTCTCGCCGATCCCCAAACACGGGATCAACTACTCGAACTCCTGTGAGGTGTTCATCGAGGACGTTCGCGTCCCCGAGGAGAACCTGCTCGGTACGGAAGACGAGGGCTGGTGGGCGCTCGTCGACATGTTGAACCCCGAGCGCATCGGCTTCGCCGCGGCCGGGACGGGGATCGGGAAACTGGCCGCCGAGACCGCCATCGAGTACGCCACCGACCGGGAGGTGTTCGGTGCCCCGGTCGGGAGCCACCAGGCCGTCTCCTTCCCCATCACGCAGGCCTACGCGCGGATGGAGACGGCCGCGCTGATGCGCGAGAAAGCCGCCTGGCTCTACGACCACGGCGAGGACTGCGGCTACGAGACCAACGTCGCGAAAGCGACGGCCGTCAGCGCCGGCATCGAGGCGGTCAAGCAGTCGATGCAGGCGTTCGGCGGCTGGGGCTACGCGACGGAATACGACGTCGAGCGGTGGTGGCGTGAGATCAACCTCACGCGGTTAGCCCCCGTCTCCCAGCAGATGGCGTACAACCACATCGGCCAGCAGCTCGGCTTCCCCAAATCCTACTGA
- a CDS encoding acetyl-CoA carboxylase biotin carboxylase subunit translates to MFEKVLVANRGEIAVRVMAACEELGIETVAIYSDADRNAGHVDYADEAYNVGPAPASESYLDQAAIVDVAERAGADAIHPGYGFLAENAAFARRVESTAGVTWVGPPSDAMETLGEKTTARTVMREAGVPVVPGTTEPVADADDVRTLGSEYGYPIAIKADGGGGGRGMKIVRGEAEVEDALESARREGEAYFDNDTVYVEKYLDAPKHIEVQVIADRHGNVRHLGERDCSLQRRHQKVIEEAPSPALDADLRDEIAEAARRGVREAGYTNAGTVEFLVEDGAFYFMEVNTRIQVEHTVTEEVTGIDIVRWQLRVAAGEELAFDQNAVEIDGHAVEYRINAENPAADFAPTPGRLTTYRPPSSIGVRLDHAVAQGDEIGGDYDSMIAKLIVSGDDRDHCLERSKRALEHFDVEGVHTTIPFHRLVLDDDVFVAGDHTTNYLDRAFDADALETAVDRWGPAAATDGDGTRSTTSAVTVEVDGRRFDVVIEDGAPQAAVESGDTQTGPGGDTGADGTAAVATGDAVTAEMQGTILSVAVEEGDDVAAGDVVCVLEAMKMENDVVAASGGTVESVPITAGDSVDMGDTLITLE, encoded by the coding sequence ATGTTCGAGAAAGTTCTCGTCGCCAATCGCGGCGAAATCGCCGTTCGCGTGATGGCAGCGTGCGAAGAACTCGGTATCGAGACGGTCGCCATCTACAGCGACGCCGACCGCAACGCCGGCCACGTCGACTACGCCGACGAGGCGTACAACGTCGGTCCGGCACCGGCCAGCGAGTCGTACCTCGATCAGGCGGCGATCGTCGACGTCGCCGAACGCGCCGGCGCGGACGCGATCCATCCCGGTTACGGCTTCCTCGCCGAAAACGCCGCGTTCGCCCGCCGCGTCGAATCGACGGCCGGCGTCACGTGGGTCGGACCGCCCAGCGACGCCATGGAGACGCTCGGCGAGAAGACGACGGCCCGGACCGTCATGCGGGAGGCCGGCGTTCCGGTCGTCCCCGGGACGACCGAACCGGTCGCCGACGCCGACGACGTGCGGACGCTGGGTTCGGAGTACGGCTACCCCATCGCCATCAAGGCCGACGGCGGCGGTGGCGGCCGGGGCATGAAGATCGTCCGCGGCGAGGCCGAAGTCGAGGACGCGCTCGAGAGCGCACGGCGCGAGGGCGAGGCGTACTTCGACAACGACACGGTCTACGTCGAGAAATACCTCGACGCCCCCAAACACATCGAGGTGCAGGTGATCGCCGACCGTCACGGCAACGTCCGACACCTCGGCGAGCGCGACTGCTCGCTCCAGCGTCGCCACCAGAAGGTCATCGAAGAAGCGCCGAGCCCGGCGCTCGACGCCGACCTGCGCGACGAGATCGCCGAGGCCGCTCGCCGAGGCGTCCGTGAAGCCGGATACACGAACGCCGGAACCGTCGAGTTCCTCGTCGAAGATGGCGCGTTCTACTTCATGGAGGTGAACACCCGCATCCAGGTCGAACACACCGTCACCGAGGAAGTGACGGGAATCGACATCGTCCGGTGGCAGCTGCGGGTCGCCGCCGGCGAGGAACTCGCGTTCGACCAGAACGCCGTCGAAATCGACGGTCACGCGGTCGAGTACCGCATCAACGCCGAGAATCCGGCCGCCGACTTCGCACCGACTCCCGGCCGGCTCACTACCTACAGGCCACCGTCGAGCATCGGCGTCCGCCTCGACCACGCGGTCGCGCAGGGCGACGAGATCGGCGGCGACTACGACTCGATGATCGCGAAACTGATCGTCAGCGGCGACGACCGCGATCACTGCCTCGAGCGATCGAAGCGGGCGCTCGAGCACTTCGACGTCGAAGGTGTGCACACGACGATCCCCTTCCACCGGCTGGTGCTCGACGACGACGTCTTCGTCGCCGGGGATCACACCACGAACTACCTCGATCGAGCGTTCGACGCCGACGCGCTCGAGACGGCCGTCGACCGCTGGGGACCCGCAGCGGCGACCGACGGCGATGGCACGCGGTCGACGACGTCGGCGGTGACCGTCGAAGTCGATGGCCGGCGGTTCGACGTCGTCATCGAGGATGGGGCCCCACAGGCTGCCGTCGAGAGCGGCGACACCCAAACCGGTCCCGGCGGTGACACCGGAGCGGACGGTACCGCCGCGGTCGCCACCGGCGACGCCGTCACCGCGGAGATGCAGGGGACGATCCTCTCGGTCGCCGTCGAGGAGGGCGACGACGTCGCGGCCGGGGACGTCGTCTGCGTGCTCGAGGCGATGAAGATGGAAAACGACGTGGTCGCCGCCAGCGGCGGGACGGTCGAATCGGTTCCGATCACGGCGGGTGACTCCGTCGATATGGGCGACACCCTCATCACACTGGAGTAA
- a CDS encoding acyl-CoA carboxylase subunit beta, producing MRVSISDDATEAQARAIAEAMALQYRDDVTVVTDGGDELGSASYDGSSDTTPGTDPDDLGPTAREEALREEIDDILEGGPEKYREQLPEEGKLFVRDRLDLWFGDDFLFEDGKFAAFDDWHPSGSNVDDGTDDRLPADGLITGAAEFEGRDIHVMANDYTVKRGSMAAKGVEKFLRMQQRALKTGKPVLYLMDSSGGRIDQQTGFFANREGIGKYYYNHSMLSGRVPQICVLYGPCIAGAAYTPIFADFTVMVRDVSAMAIASPRMVEMVTGEEIDLEALGGPDVHAQYSGSADLVAEDEAHARELVAQLIGYLPNNSDETPPRTDGRAPASSPAGIDAIVPQEPNKGYDMFDVIERVVDAGSVLELRPQFGQEIITAFARIDGRPVGIVANQPAHRAGAIFPDAAEKAAQFIWTCDAYDVPLLYLCDTPGFMAGSQVEKEGILEQGKKMIYATSSATVPKQSVVVRKAYGAGIYAMSGPAYDPESVIGLPSGEIAIMGPEAAINAVYARKLAEIDDEEERERTERELREAYREDIDVHRMASEVVVDEIVPPSSLREELTARFAFYETVEKDLPDKKHGTIL from the coding sequence ATGCGAGTCAGTATTTCCGACGACGCGACCGAAGCACAGGCGCGAGCGATCGCCGAAGCCATGGCGTTGCAGTACCGTGACGACGTGACCGTCGTCACCGATGGCGGCGACGAACTCGGCAGCGCCTCCTACGACGGCAGCTCCGACACGACGCCGGGAACAGACCCGGACGACCTCGGGCCGACGGCCCGCGAGGAGGCACTGCGCGAGGAAATCGACGACATCCTCGAGGGCGGCCCGGAGAAGTACAGGGAGCAACTCCCGGAGGAGGGGAAGCTATTCGTCCGCGACCGGCTCGACCTCTGGTTCGGTGACGACTTCCTCTTCGAGGACGGGAAATTCGCGGCGTTCGACGACTGGCACCCGAGCGGGTCGAACGTCGACGACGGGACCGACGACCGGCTCCCGGCCGACGGCCTGATCACGGGCGCCGCCGAGTTCGAGGGCCGTGACATTCACGTCATGGCCAACGACTACACGGTCAAGCGAGGCAGCATGGCCGCGAAAGGGGTCGAGAAGTTCCTGCGGATGCAACAGCGTGCCCTGAAGACGGGCAAGCCGGTGCTGTATCTGATGGACTCCTCGGGTGGCCGGATCGACCAGCAGACCGGGTTCTTCGCGAACCGCGAGGGCATCGGGAAGTACTACTACAATCACTCGATGCTTTCGGGACGCGTGCCACAGATCTGCGTGCTGTACGGCCCCTGTATCGCCGGGGCGGCCTACACGCCTATCTTCGCGGACTTTACCGTCATGGTCCGGGACGTGAGTGCGATGGCCATCGCCAGCCCGCGAATGGTCGAGATGGTCACCGGTGAGGAGATCGACCTCGAAGCGCTGGGCGGCCCGGACGTCCACGCACAGTACTCCGGAAGCGCGGACCTCGTCGCCGAAGACGAAGCGCACGCCCGGGAGCTCGTCGCGCAGCTCATCGGCTACCTGCCGAACAACAGCGACGAAACGCCGCCGCGAACCGACGGCCGGGCTCCCGCCAGTTCGCCGGCGGGCATCGACGCGATCGTCCCGCAGGAGCCGAACAAGGGCTACGACATGTTCGACGTCATCGAGCGAGTCGTCGACGCCGGCTCGGTGCTCGAGTTGCGGCCGCAGTTCGGCCAGGAGATCATCACCGCCTTCGCCCGGATCGACGGCCGGCCGGTCGGGATCGTCGCCAACCAGCCCGCCCACCGCGCCGGTGCGATCTTCCCCGACGCAGCCGAGAAAGCGGCCCAGTTCATCTGGACCTGTGACGCGTACGACGTCCCGCTGCTGTACCTCTGTGACACGCCCGGTTTCATGGCCGGCTCACAGGTCGAGAAGGAGGGAATCCTCGAGCAGGGGAAGAAGATGATCTACGCCACCTCGTCCGCGACGGTTCCCAAACAGTCGGTCGTCGTCCGGAAAGCCTACGGGGCAGGTATCTACGCGATGTCCGGTCCGGCCTACGACCCCGAGAGCGTCATCGGCCTCCCTTCGGGCGAGATCGCGATCATGGGGCCGGAGGCGGCGATCAACGCCGTCTACGCGCGCAAGCTCGCCGAAATCGACGACGAGGAGGAACGCGAGCGAACGGAACGGGAACTCCGGGAGGCGTACCGAGAGGACATCGACGTGCACCGAATGGCCAGCGAGGTCGTCGTCGACGAGATCGTTCCGCCGAGCTCGCTCCGCGAGGAGCTCACCGCCCGCTTTGCCTTCTACGAGACCGTCGAGAAGGATCTCCCGGACAAGAAACACGGAACGATCCTCTGA
- a CDS encoding class I SAM-dependent methyltransferase, protein MKAVVRTNFDDSVSAYDAYERRTGRFTALARLLAAEMSVRADGHFTSVLDAGAGTGVSTRVFDERSRRTVALDISREMLRELESAPRVVADFDRLPFTADAFDGVAFTASLFLAPDPAVAVREAARVLRSGGVVGAVAPLGWVDADGTDVFAALDRESRSPAGADEVEAALEDAFAVTAGTWRFATTAADVRRFHTIPAMAARLYPTLDAEERVAKARDLLDGLEGTVEQRWRWIVGVAE, encoded by the coding sequence ATGAAGGCCGTCGTCCGGACTAACTTCGACGACAGCGTCTCCGCTTACGACGCCTACGAACGGCGAACCGGCCGGTTCACGGCGCTCGCGCGGCTGCTGGCCGCCGAGATGTCGGTTCGAGCGGACGGTCACTTCACGTCCGTTCTCGACGCCGGGGCCGGCACGGGCGTGAGCACGCGCGTGTTCGACGAACGGTCGCGACGGACGGTCGCGCTGGACATCAGTCGTGAGATGCTGCGCGAACTCGAGTCCGCGCCGCGCGTCGTGGCGGATTTCGACCGCCTGCCGTTCACCGCCGACGCGTTCGACGGGGTCGCGTTCACCGCGTCGCTGTTTCTCGCCCCCGATCCCGCGGTCGCGGTGCGGGAGGCCGCTCGGGTCCTGCGGTCGGGCGGAGTCGTCGGTGCCGTCGCGCCGCTCGGCTGGGTCGACGCCGACGGAACGGACGTCTTCGCCGCCCTCGACCGGGAGTCGCGGTCGCCGGCGGGGGCCGACGAGGTCGAGGCGGCGCTCGAGGACGCGTTCGCCGTCACCGCGGGCACCTGGCGGTTCGCGACGACGGCCGCGGACGTCCGGCGGTTCCACACCATTCCGGCGATGGCGGCGCGCCTCTATCCGACACTCGACGCCGAGGAACGCGTCGCGAAGGCGCGCGATCTGCTCGACGGCCTCGAGGGGACCGTCGAACAGCGGTGGCGATGGATCGTCGGCGTCGCCGAGTAG